The sequence CAGCAGCAAAACTCCTTTGGCACGGATGGCCAGTTCCAGGTAAACTCGCAGATAGCAAAACAGATCAAGCACAACTTCTCCGCTGAAAACATTGCGAAATCCGGCTAAGTATTGCCCTTGTTTTGTGGAAGAAAAATTACCGCTTTTTAAAAATCCCAGCATTTTCACATCGGAATCAAAACCGCTTTGCAGCCAGTTTTTCATACCCTTTTCACTGTAAGAAAAAAGTCCGATCAGCAAAATTGGCAATCCCACAACCTGCAGCAGAGTATTGATCATCGGTGACAGGAAAAAATGATTGAAAAAAGAATGAATAATTATTGCTGCCAGTAAACCCGGTAGAAAATAATACAATTTGATCTGTTTATGTTTTCCGGTTATATAAACTGATATCAAAGCAAAGATAGCTGTGTTTCCTCCATGCATAATGGCTGTTCCAAACCCACGGAAAATCCAGAGCATAATATTGCTGCTTTCCAGTTGATAGAGATAATAAATATTTTCCAAAAGCGCAAAACCACTGCCTACAGCAAAGCCGATGATCGCTGCATCCACCAGAAATCCAACTTTTCCTTTTCGGATCAAGTAATACGGCAGCAATGCTTTGCAGAATTCTTCGATAACAGGAGCCAGATACAAAGATAAAGCTCGCTCTCCAACCAGGTTCAGCGATCCGGCATTGATAAGATAGCAAATGACAGCTACAAAAACACCAAAACCGATAGCTTTTGAAATTATAGAAAGTTTGAGCAGTTTGTAATTATCCAGAAAGACCAGCATTCCCAGAAAAGAAAAAACCGGTATAAGACTGATAAAGATTCGCAGCATCAGAACAGTTTCAAGCTCACCATCAGTTCTTCAGAACGATTCCAGTCTTCATCCCAGGCGGCAGCATAGCCAAAGGATAAAGTTGATTTGAGAAGTGACAGGGTGATGAACCTGACATCAAACTGCATTCCGGCATTAAAATAGAAATTTCTCTCAGCAGTATCCGCAGCATTGGTGGAAAGGATCGAGGTAAACAAAGCTGGTCGCAGCCAGCGTGCATACAAAGCGGGAATACCGAATTTACGAAATCGAAGCGGCGGCAGATTCAGTTCCAATATAGATTTGGCAAAGCTTTTTCCACCTACTTCGTTGATTTCCAGACCGGGAAATGAATAGTATTGGCGATAACGCTGCTCATCCTGATGATCGACCCAGTTATTGCCGAAACCGCCAAAATAGAAATTGGCGAAAGAATTCTGTAGATCACTGAAATTGTAACCGGCTGAATTTCGTAACCAGATGGAACAATGATGCATCAGGAAAGGTATGCCGAAATCTGCTGTAGAAATGATGTTGGGATAAAAATCCTCATTCACGTAGGATGAAGCTATTTCTCCCGAAAATTGATAACCTTTTTCAGCATCAACCGCTCCCAGCGATTTTTGCAGAAAACTGTATTCCAGCAAACCCGAAGCTATATACATTTCATCATAACCGGCAGTTACATTCTGATAATCCGGCAGGATTTCCAGATCACCATATCCCGTAAGATCGCAGGTAAAAATTAACTCCCGGGGTTTGTCATAGATCAGGTTTTTTTTGTAAGCGATACCAAATGAGTAACCTTTGCGGCTAACTTTTGTAGGACCAAAAAGATCGTAAAAATCTGCTCGATTATAATCTGCTTTGAACGAAAAACTCTTGTATCGAAGCTTACCTTTGAGATGAATTCTTTCCTTTTCGGGAAGTGATTTCTGGGGTGAATAAGAAGCGTTTAAGGCAAAGTTTGTAAATCCGATTGCGTCCTGCCATACCAGATGATAACCAAATGCTGTTTCGTTTTTGTAGCCTTCCACAATAGGGTATGCACCGTTCAGATGAATGTTGTTGAAAAGCTTGTAATTTCCTTTATAAGTTTGCCTGCTTTCCAGATCAATTTTTGCGGGAGATCCGTCGTTCCAATCTTTCACGTAAGGAAATTTATCGATCACCCTCTGACCAAGATATTCGATCGCACCGACTTTATCCAAAGCTTTATTTTCGATCCAGCCGGGAATCCAGCCTTTTCCTCCCACGTAATTGAACACGATCAAAGAATCTTCATTAACAGGAACGGGACGGAAGAAACCGGTTTCACAATTGGAAATTATCGAAATATCATCGATAGCAAAATCGTAGCGATAAACATTGGATACTCCTGAATAATAGGATGTTCCAAAGAGATAACGTCCATCTGATGAAAAGACAAAATTAGCGGGAGAACTGTAGTCAAAATCGAAAATCTGCTGAAAGTCTGCTTCACCATTTTGAAGTTTTGCCAGATCAGCCCACACAAGCTGCTGGTTACCGTCGATACGTGTGATAGCTCCGGTAAGTTTATTACCGTCGGGAGAAATGTCCAGATCATACATATCGGAGCCATAAGGAAAGGCATAAACAGCCTTCCAATCAGTATAGGGAGATTCAATTCGAATTATTGTCGATATCCCATTTTCATGACGAACTCCCCAGAGCGATCTGTCAGCTTTATTCAAAGCTAATTCTCCTGCGCGCAAATCGGTGATCAACCTGGTAACTTTCCTGGTTTCAATATCAACCACATTCAGATCTCGCCGATAATAATTGTCGGTAGTAAAAAAAAGACGGTTTTCAGCCTGATCCCAGACCAGAGAAGTCGTGTAATAAGTAAAAGCTGCTTTCACATTACAAATTTTTCTCTTCTTGCCGGTATCTACGTTTAATTCCAGAATATGGGCAATTTCGCCGGGATATTTTACAGCAGTATATAAAAGATGTTTTTCCGCATCATAAAAACTGCGGGAAACCGAGCCCATTGCTTCTTCCATTATTGGATTTATTTCTGTGACCGGATTTTGACGAATTTTCTCCAGGTTCTGCTCTTGAAAATCATGTTCAAAAGAAATCCAGTCATTCCATTCATCAACCAAATTCCGTTGAAGAACATGTTGAAATTGTTTGGAAAAATATGCCTTGGAATTATCATCTCTGGTTACCCATTCTTTCAATTTCAGCGGTCCGTATTTCTGCCCCAGATAACTGTAGAAACGTGCTCCATAAAGATAGGAATTTGCTCCCACCTGGAAATCTATGGCAGTTCCTTCCGCTTCCAAACCAACCAGATCGTAAATATAAGTGGTGTCTCGCACCATGCTGCGAAACACCATTTCATCATACGAACCCAATGAACGTCCAATTCCACCTGACATCCAGGTTTCCATGCTTACGGCAATTCCCTCATGATACCAGCGAGGTGCAAATTTGCGGGGAGTTGCCAGATAAGCATACAGCAAAGAAAGTGGATTTTCGGCAACCTGCTGGATCTTGCTGCCAAAGAACTTCCGCCAGAAACGATCTGTATTGGAAGACATATCCATCGCTGTAATATGAGTCAGCTCATGATGCATCAAAAGGCTCATTCTCTCATTGGCGGGAGCTACTTCAAACACATACAGATAGGGCGACATACTGATATAAACGAAATTTCGCGGCACTGCAGAAGCTCCGCCATTGGCCCAATCCGAGAAATCTTCGATAAACACCGTCGATTCTTCCGATGGTTTATAATTCCAGAATTCCTGATAATACTCCCAAGTTCTAAGATAACTACGTGCAAGATGAGGTATAATATAGGAATGAGCATTGCTATAATAGATCAGGTTCAAATCAGCGGTTTGCAGATTATAGAGTTGTTGAGAAGATAACGATAAGCAGAGAAAAAAAATTAATACCAGTAGAGTAAACAGTTTCAGCAAAATATCTCCTTATTATCAAAAAAAAAGGAATCGACAATTGCCGATTCCTGATAAGTATAAAATTCTTTAAATAAACACTCCACTTTTCAGGTAATTCTGAAAATCCTGTGACATGAAAACTTTTTGTATATCCTGTGAATTGAATAGTATTTTAAATTCTTGTGAACTAAATACTTTTTGAAAATCCTGAGACAAATAGACATTTTGAAAGTCTTGTGAAAACCATTTTTGAAAATCCTGCATTGGGAAACCAAATTTCTGGAAATCCTGACTGAGTGATCTTATCGCATTCTGGAAATCCTGAGAACCAAACATGATGTTTTGAAAATCTTGTGAAAACCATTTTTGAAAATCCTGGCTATATACAGATTTAAAAGTATCATTTTCATAAAGATTTTTCAGAGCTTCATCCGATGATACGAGATTCATGTCTGCTGAAAAAAGTATTGTCTGTATTGTTTCTAAATTCCAGTGAACTACAAACTTTTGAAAATCCTGCATAAAAAATTTTGAGAATTGCACATCCTGGGAGAAAACAATTGCCTGGAAGTTATCACTCGCTAAAAAAGAACGAACTTTTTCGGGAGTGAGATCGGATTGATTTTCCAAATGATTATGTAATTTGAGTAAACCCTGACTATAGTAAACTGCTTTCTGCCATTCTGTTGCTAATATTATAAATTTGCTGAACTCTTCACTTTGCATAAATTTGACCACTTCCTCATTTTTCATGGCATTCTGCCATTCGGCACTTTGAGTGAGTGCAACGAAATCATCATTTTCCAGCAGAAGGTCTGAATCGTCCAACTGATCTCCGCGAAACTTCTTTGCCTTTTCCACACCGCCGATTGTTCCCTTCATATCTTCAGCCTTATCCAAAGGCCAGAATAATGAGAAGAAAACGATGCCTGCTGCTACAATGATTATGATAATTATAATTAAACCTTTCTTCATAACTAACTCCTTATATTATTATGATCAAAAAGCATCCTCATCTAAGTTCAGTCAATGTTTATTTTTAATCTGTTAGTCCGAAAAGATAAATCATTTTTTAATCTCATTCCTTGCCAATCTGGGTGAAGATTTAGAAAATGAACTCAAGAATTATTTTTTTGAATTGGGAGGATAAACGATGAAACAATTTTTTAATTCGGAACTATGGCTGCAATTGATACAGAAATCAAAAGACTGGATAACAAGTGATCTGCCGGGAGCCTTTGTAGCAGTCATTCTTTTTCTGATCTCATTGAAGGTGGTCAGGTTTTTTTTAAAAAAGATCAGCAAATTTATGCTGGCACGAGCCGAAAAAGATACAAAAGTAGATACCGATGAAGCTTCAAAAAGAATAAATACTCTGATCAATATCATACATGGATTATTCAGGATCATTCTCTGGTCTATATTTTTGATGATCCTGATGCCCAAGATCGGGATCAATATTGCACCGATTCTGGCAGGAGCGGGAATCCTGGGTCTGGCTATCGGTTTTGGTGCGCAGGAACTGGTGAGAGATTTTATTTCGGGATTTTTCATAATTCTGGAAAATCAGATTCGAGCCGGTGATGTGGGGATTATCAATGGAAAAGCTGGATTGGTAGAAAAGATTGAATTACGAACTACTACTCTGCGCGATTTTTCGGGCGTGGTTCATATTTTTCAAAATGGCAAGATCAATGATCTTTCCAATATGACAAAAGAATGGTCGGCAATTGTGTTAGATATTGGTGTTGCCTACAAAGAAAATGTGCAAAAAGTAATGGAAATTATGAGGGAAGTTGGAAACGAACTGAAACAGGATCCTGACTTTGGAAAACTCATTTTAGAACCAGTTGAGGTTTTCGGTCTTGATAAGTTTGCTGATAGTGCTCTCGTTATAAAAGCCCGCATCAAAACCAAACCCATTCAACAATGGGGTGTAGGGCGAGAATATCGCAAAAGATTGAAAATGGCATTTGATGAAAATAATATCGAAATACCCTTCCCACATACAACCGTTTATTGGGGAGAAAAAATAAAACCCTTGAAAATGGATATCAATTCTGCAAAACAGAAATTGGAGAGTTAACAGAAAATTCTTATATTTCACTATCCTCGGCAGAGCCAAAGGGTATTTCGATAAATTTATTTCAGCAAGCTGAAAATCGAATTTTCATTCTTTACCCCTCTCCGGCAACTGCCGGATCTCCCCTTAACAGGGGAGAAAATTTGGAAAACCCCGATGCAGAGCAGCGAGGAATTCTTACATTGATAGAAAATTTTATTCCAGTTTAGCCGGTTTACACAAAGATTTCGCTTCAGCAGCAGCATGTCCGCATTTCTGGCAGATGTAGCGGGGATATTTCACCAGTTCAGAATATTCTTTCAGATTGGTTTTGTGATAATCCT is a genomic window of Candidatus Cloacimonadota bacterium containing:
- a CDS encoding PrsW family intramembrane metalloprotease — its product is MLRIFISLIPVFSFLGMLVFLDNYKLLKLSIISKAIGFGVFVAVICYLINAGSLNLVGERALSLYLAPVIEEFCKALLPYYLIRKGKVGFLVDAAIIGFAVGSGFALLENIYYLYQLESSNIMLWIFRGFGTAIMHGGNTAIFALISVYITGKHKQIKLYYFLPGLLAAIIIHSFFNHFFLSPMINTLLQVVGLPILLIGLFSYSEKGMKNWLQSGFDSDVKMLGFLKSGNFSSTKQGQYLAGFRNVFSGEVVLDLFCYLRVYLELAIRAKGVLLLRETGMNLPADEEIKAKFAEIKYLEKSIGKAGMTVLKPLLHSSQKELWQIYFLAVQG
- a CDS encoding mechanosensitive ion channel family protein, which translates into the protein MKQFFNSELWLQLIQKSKDWITSDLPGAFVAVILFLISLKVVRFFLKKISKFMLARAEKDTKVDTDEASKRINTLINIIHGLFRIILWSIFLMILMPKIGINIAPILAGAGILGLAIGFGAQELVRDFISGFFIILENQIRAGDVGIINGKAGLVEKIELRTTTLRDFSGVVHIFQNGKINDLSNMTKEWSAIVLDIGVAYKENVQKVMEIMREVGNELKQDPDFGKLILEPVEVFGLDKFADSALVIKARIKTKPIQQWGVGREYRKRLKMAFDENNIEIPFPHTTVYWGEKIKPLKMDINSAKQKLES